A genome region from Coprococcus phoceensis includes the following:
- a CDS encoding AraC family transcriptional regulator: MEHYEKKGYLSSDFRLFHLTDRSIPNIKYHYHEFDKITILIKGNVHYTIEGRTYQLEPYDMVLVRHNEIHRPVVDTTTPYERIIIYISPTFIENYRTQDYDLGYCFQKAAKKESSVLRIPTRQKSILFQTIQRLEESFSSDGYANELYRQVLFLEFMIHLNRAAHARQLFFLDTAVYNEKIADILHYINANLSAHLSIDDLASRFYLSKYYMMRLFKSETGYSLGNYITQKRLLFAKDLILQGSPVLEACFDCGFQDYSTFSRAYRKCFHESPRQTLTSESSPVSADDWGDCNRNSE; the protein is encoded by the coding sequence ATGGAACACTATGAAAAAAAAGGATATTTAAGCAGTGATTTCCGGTTGTTTCATCTGACAGACAGGAGTATTCCAAATATTAAATATCATTACCATGAATTTGATAAGATCACTATTTTAATCAAGGGAAATGTGCATTATACCATCGAGGGACGAACCTATCAGCTCGAACCTTACGATATGGTTCTTGTCCGCCATAATGAGATTCACCGCCCGGTCGTCGACACAACCACGCCATATGAGCGGATTATTATTTACATCTCTCCCACTTTTATTGAAAACTACCGTACACAGGACTACGACTTGGGATATTGTTTTCAAAAAGCAGCAAAAAAGGAATCCAGTGTGCTTCGGATTCCCACTCGTCAAAAAAGTATTTTGTTTCAGACAATCCAAAGATTGGAAGAATCCTTTTCCTCTGATGGCTATGCCAACGAACTCTACAGGCAAGTTCTTTTTTTAGAATTTATGATTCATCTCAATCGCGCGGCGCACGCAAGACAGCTTTTCTTTTTGGATACCGCCGTCTACAACGAAAAAATAGCGGACATTCTGCACTATATCAATGCCAATTTGTCCGCCCATCTTTCAATTGATGACCTCGCCTCAAGATTCTATCTAAGCAAATACTATATGATGCGCCTGTTCAAATCCGAGACCGGATACAGCCTCGGAAATTATATTACACAAAAACGACTTCTTTTTGCCAAAGACTTGATCCTACAGGGGTCTCCGGTTCTAGAAGCCTGTTTTGACTGTGGTTTTCAAGATTATTCTACTTTTTCCCGTGCTTATCGGAAGTGTTTTCATGAATCGCCACGTCAGACTTTAACTTCAGAATCATCACCGGTATCGGCGGATGATTGGGGCGATTGTAATAGGAACTCAGAATAA
- a CDS encoding tRNA (mnm(5)s(2)U34)-methyltransferase, whose protein sequence is MKRYQITEWCHHFMENHVKEGDLCIDATAGNGNDTLFLCELVGECGRVLAFDIQKEAVENTKKRILEHQMEKRADVFLESHAKMQKYAKEETVDCIVFNFGYLPGGDHQLATKADTSIEAIRQGLRLLKVGGMMSLCIYSGGDSGFEERDAILSFLKCLDTKYYLVILSSYYNRPNHPPIPVMILKLKSDVAIHENTSDKHGKK, encoded by the coding sequence ATGAAAAGATATCAGATTACAGAGTGGTGCCATCATTTTATGGAGAATCATGTGAAAGAAGGAGATCTCTGTATTGATGCGACAGCCGGAAACGGAAATGATACGCTCTTTTTGTGTGAACTTGTAGGAGAGTGTGGACGGGTGTTGGCATTCGACATTCAAAAAGAAGCGGTGGAAAATACGAAAAAGCGGATTTTGGAACATCAGATGGAAAAACGTGCAGATGTTTTTCTGGAAAGTCATGCGAAGATGCAGAAGTATGCAAAGGAAGAAACGGTAGACTGCATCGTATTTAATTTCGGATACCTTCCGGGCGGTGACCATCAGCTTGCGACTAAAGCAGATACAAGTATAGAGGCAATCAGACAGGGACTGCGACTGCTGAAGGTGGGAGGCATGATGAGTCTTTGCATTTACAGCGGAGGGGACAGCGGATTTGAGGAACGGGATGCAATCCTGTCATTTCTGAAATGCCTGGATACAAAATATTATCTTGTTATTCTGAGTTCCTATTACAATCGCCCCAATCATCCGCCGATACCGGTGATGATTCTGAAGTTAAAGTCTGACGTGGCGATTCATGAAAACACTTCCGATAAGCACGGGAAAAAGTAG
- the hflX gene encoding GTPase HflX produces MAEMIELKQVKEKVILVGVSTDDHDDTEKSLDELEELASTAGAVTVGRVVQNLSQIHPVTYVGKGKLDEIKDLLWETEATGIICDDELSPIQLGNMEDALNTKIMDRTLIILDIFANRASTNEGKIQVELAQLKYRQSRLVGLGKSLSRLGGGIGTRGPGEKKLEMDRRLIKGRIAQLNRELKDVKRHREVTREQRSRNQVPVIAIVGYTNAGKSTLLNTLTGADVLEEDKLFATLDPTTRNLKLPSKQEVLLTDTVGFIRKLPHHLIEAFKSTLEEAKYADIILHVVDASNPQMDEQMYIVYETLMNLEVKNKPVITAFNKQDKVDGEVILRDFKADHVVNISAKTGEGLENLQNVIEEVLREQKILIEQLYPYADAGKIQLIRKYGELLEEEYREEGIFAKGYIPIEIYEKVKL; encoded by the coding sequence ATGGCGGAAATGATAGAACTGAAACAGGTGAAGGAAAAGGTCATTTTGGTCGGAGTCAGCACGGATGATCATGATGATACGGAGAAATCGCTGGATGAACTGGAAGAACTGGCGTCAACTGCAGGGGCAGTGACGGTCGGGCGTGTTGTTCAAAATCTGTCACAGATCCACCCGGTGACCTATGTCGGAAAAGGAAAGTTGGACGAGATAAAAGACCTGTTGTGGGAGACAGAGGCGACGGGCATCATCTGTGATGATGAATTATCGCCGATTCAGCTTGGAAACATGGAAGATGCGTTGAATACAAAGATTATGGATCGAACCCTCATTATTTTGGATATTTTTGCAAACAGGGCGTCGACCAATGAGGGGAAAATTCAAGTAGAACTTGCGCAGTTGAAATACAGACAGTCGCGTCTTGTGGGACTTGGAAAATCATTGTCAAGACTTGGCGGCGGAATCGGGACAAGAGGTCCGGGAGAGAAAAAGCTTGAGATGGATAGGCGTCTGATCAAGGGGCGGATTGCCCAGTTGAACCGAGAATTGAAAGATGTCAAGCGGCACCGTGAGGTGACAAGAGAGCAAAGAAGCAGAAACCAAGTTCCGGTCATTGCGATTGTCGGTTACACAAATGCCGGGAAATCTACACTTTTGAATACACTGACGGGGGCGGATGTGCTGGAAGAAGATAAGCTGTTTGCGACGCTGGATCCGACAACCCGGAACTTAAAACTCCCAAGTAAACAAGAGGTATTGCTGACGGATACAGTTGGATTTATCCGAAAACTGCCGCACCATCTGATTGAAGCCTTCAAAAGTACGTTGGAGGAAGCAAAATATGCAGACATCATCCTGCATGTGGTGGATGCATCTAATCCGCAGATGGATGAGCAGATGTATATTGTCTATGAGACACTGATGAATCTGGAAGTTAAGAATAAACCGGTTATCACGGCGTTTAATAAACAGGATAAAGTAGATGGTGAGGTTATTTTACGTGATTTTAAAGCAGATCATGTTGTGAATATTTCGGCAAAGACTGGTGAGGGATTAGAGAATCTGCAAAATGTAATCGAAGAAGTTTTGCGGGAACAGAAAATTTTAATTGAGCAGCTTTATCCGTATGCTGATGCGGGAAAGATACAATTGATTCGAAAATACGGGGAACTGTTAGAAGAAGAGTACCGGGAAGAAGGTATTTTTGCAAAAGGGTACATTCCGATTGAAATCTATGAGAAAGTGAAACTGTGA
- a CDS encoding tetratricopeptide repeat protein, which produces MKKRKIAMLVMTGVLLTGCMGTNYLEEGVSQLEEKQYEEASKSFQKEIDEEKNLDEAYRGMGIAYFEMEEFEKAIDAFGEALDNGAEETATLYNFIGISNMKIENYEEAVSAFEKGMSMEDCSDTMKQEMLFNTVVSYEKLGDWDNAKEKVSEYNEQYPGDSKAEKEAEFLETR; this is translated from the coding sequence ATGAAAAAAAGGAAAATAGCAATGCTTGTCATGACGGGAGTTTTATTGACAGGCTGTATGGGAACAAATTATTTGGAAGAAGGCGTTTCTCAGTTGGAAGAAAAGCAATATGAGGAGGCGAGCAAGTCTTTTCAGAAGGAGATCGATGAAGAAAAGAACTTAGATGAGGCATACCGCGGAATGGGAATTGCATATTTTGAGATGGAAGAATTCGAAAAAGCAATTGATGCGTTCGGGGAGGCATTGGACAATGGGGCAGAAGAAACGGCAACGTTATATAATTTTATCGGTATCAGTAATATGAAAATCGAAAATTATGAGGAAGCGGTATCTGCCTTTGAAAAAGGTATGTCTATGGAGGATTGCTCTGATACAATGAAACAGGAGATGCTGTTTAACACGGTTGTATCATATGAAAAGTTGGGGGACTGGGACAATGCAAAAGAGAAAGTGAGCGAGTATAACGAGCAGTATCCTGGAGACTCGAAGGCAGAAAAAGAAGCAGAATTTTTGGAGACCAGATAG
- a CDS encoding heavy metal translocating P-type ATPase has product MKERIRNNVYMTVCGLLLYLGSVWLSRSYHLPSDIAFGCFFAAYLLAGYSVFQKIAEHFLEKFFLDGNVLLVITTICAFAVGYYVEAVAVILIFQVGHLIEMITIDRSKRRIRELIDVHAILANKLVDGEEIQVEPSELEKDDRILIRPGERVPVDGIVVSGTTSLDTQMITGEAIPREEEPGGIVYSGSLNLTGAIEVKVLHTYDDSTVSRILNIVENVDTKKAESEHKVQRYIQIYVGLILASAAMLVVLPSLFDKTYEYVTGMKRVVVFLAAACPCAIGMSVSTAFLGGILSAAKKGVIVKGGVYLEILAKVNTFLFDKTGTLTEGVFEVQEVHAQWLTEEELLEIATYVESYSNHPIAVSLKNAYGKELEKTRMTEMEEIPGYGLTAIYEGKKVYVGNARLMEERGIRFQEIHKSGSVIYIAVDGKYAGYIVVSDMIKKDAKEMIMYLKKHCQAVAVMVTGDTQFTGKEVAEELELDYYYANQLPQDKVERLEEFLNMQDDTECLAAVGDGINDAPVLTRADVGIAMGALGSDAAIEAADIVLMDDEPLALVDAVRIAKETLKVIRQNTVYAVLIKIIVLGLALCGMITIKGAIIWEVCVIVLAIVNAAWASKNPA; this is encoded by the coding sequence ATGAAGGAAAGAATACGTAATAATGTGTACATGACAGTGTGCGGACTTTTGTTGTATTTGGGAAGTGTCTGGCTGAGCAGAAGTTATCATTTGCCGTCGGACATTGCGTTTGGCTGTTTTTTTGCAGCGTACCTACTGGCTGGGTACAGTGTGTTTCAGAAGATTGCGGAACATTTTTTGGAGAAATTTTTTCTGGATGGGAATGTACTGCTTGTAATCACTACAATTTGTGCGTTTGCCGTTGGATATTATGTGGAGGCAGTGGCGGTGATCTTGATTTTTCAGGTTGGACATCTGATCGAGATGATCACAATAGATCGCTCCAAACGAAGAATCAGAGAACTCATCGATGTACATGCAATCCTTGCAAATAAACTGGTAGATGGGGAAGAAATACAGGTAGAGCCGTCAGAGCTTGAAAAGGACGACAGAATCTTGATCAGACCGGGCGAACGAGTTCCGGTAGATGGGATAGTCGTTTCGGGGACAACTTCGCTTGATACACAGATGATTACGGGAGAGGCAATTCCGCGTGAGGAAGAGCCGGGCGGAATTGTATATAGTGGAAGTCTGAATCTGACAGGCGCCATAGAAGTCAAAGTGCTTCATACATATGATGATTCTACGGTGTCAAGAATCTTGAATATCGTAGAAAATGTAGATACGAAAAAGGCAGAAAGTGAGCACAAAGTACAAAGATACATTCAGATTTATGTAGGCTTGATATTAGCGTCGGCAGCGATGCTTGTTGTTTTGCCAAGTCTGTTTGATAAGACATATGAGTATGTGACTGGAATGAAGAGAGTTGTTGTATTTTTGGCGGCAGCCTGCCCATGTGCGATTGGGATGTCTGTATCCACAGCATTTTTAGGCGGGATTCTTTCCGCTGCTAAAAAAGGTGTAATCGTAAAAGGAGGCGTGTATCTGGAAATTTTGGCGAAGGTGAACACCTTTCTGTTCGATAAGACGGGAACGTTGACGGAAGGTGTTTTTGAAGTGCAGGAGGTACATGCACAGTGGCTTACAGAGGAGGAATTATTGGAGATTGCAACATATGTGGAAAGCTACTCGAATCATCCGATTGCTGTTTCCTTGAAAAATGCTTATGGGAAAGAACTTGAAAAGACCCGTATGACTGAGATGGAAGAGATTCCGGGATATGGATTGACAGCAATTTACGAGGGAAAGAAAGTGTATGTTGGAAATGCAAGACTGATGGAAGAAAGAGGCATCCGGTTTCAGGAAATACACAAGTCAGGAAGCGTAATTTACATTGCGGTTGACGGGAAATATGCAGGTTATATCGTCGTTTCAGATATGATAAAAAAAGATGCAAAAGAGATGATTATGTATTTGAAAAAGCATTGTCAGGCAGTCGCTGTGATGGTGACGGGAGATACCCAGTTTACTGGAAAAGAAGTGGCTGAGGAATTGGAATTAGACTATTATTATGCAAATCAGCTTCCGCAGGATAAGGTGGAGCGATTGGAAGAATTTTTGAATATGCAGGACGACACGGAATGTCTTGCAGCAGTTGGAGACGGTATCAATGATGCGCCGGTGCTCACGAGAGCCGACGTAGGGATTGCTATGGGAGCGCTTGGCTCAGATGCAGCGATCGAAGCGGCGGATATTGTCCTGATGGATGATGAACCGTTGGCGCTGGTAGATGCAGTCCGTATTGCAAAGGAGACGTTGAAGGTCATCAGGCAGAACACGGTTTATGCGGTTCTTATTAAAATAATCGTATTGGGATTGGCGCTGTGCGGAATGATAACAATCAAGGGGGCGATCATTTGGGAAGTATGTGTGATTGTGCTTGCGATTGTGAATGCTGCATGGGCATCTAAAAATCCGGCATAA
- a CDS encoding ArsR/SmtB family transcription factor, translating to MEKSEIECCGTTHLHDSLVHQIEDGMPKEETIRELSDFFKVFGDMTRIKILCVLFQAELCVCDLAEVVGMTQSAVSHQLRILKQMKLVKNRREGKTVFYSLADGHIQSILNQGMEHIIE from the coding sequence ATGGAAAAATCGGAAATAGAATGTTGTGGGACAACGCATTTGCATGACAGTCTGGTACACCAGATTGAAGACGGAATGCCGAAAGAAGAAACGATACGAGAATTGTCAGATTTCTTCAAAGTATTTGGAGATATGACGAGAATAAAAATTTTATGTGTGTTGTTTCAGGCAGAGTTGTGTGTGTGTGATTTGGCAGAAGTTGTGGGAATGACTCAATCTGCAGTGTCACATCAACTGAGAATATTAAAACAGATGAAGTTAGTAAAGAATAGAAGAGAAGGAAAGACGGTATTTTACTCGCTGGCAGACGGGCATATACAGAGCATCTTGAATCAGGGAATGGAGCATATAATAGAGTAG
- a CDS encoding heavy metal translocating P-type ATPase, with the protein MKQNHEEHKEQHHHNHEACGCGHDHEHEAYGCGHDHEHGSGDKESHSHVQSDAKQKVYILENLGCANCAAKMERKIKELPEVEDAVITFATKQLKVASNHQEDLLPVLQEICASIESEVVVKQKESKVHKEKQEENQKAIIGILAGAVLFAAGMIFEDSYPTVTSIGFVIAYLILGGKIVLQAAKNLKKGHVFDENFLMSIATLAAFAIGDFAEAVGVMLFYRCGELFEDIAVEKSRGQIMDAVDMRPEVVNLLHGDEVEVIPAEEAQIGDVLLVRVGDRIPLDGVILSGESRIDTAPVTGEPVPVKAGEGDRVISGCVNTSGMLKVRVEKTLGDSMVTRILQSVENAAASKPKIDRFITRFARVYTPFVVILALGTAIIPSLITGDWKFWIYTAITFLVISCPCALVLSVPLAFFSGIGAGSKKGILFKGGIALEALKEVKAVVMDKTGTITKGNFEVQKCISLGAWKEEELLAVAAGCESTSTHPIGNSIVEEAKKRFVELERPSKVEEISGKGIRAQMKLGEVLCGNRALLEMHHVNVQMMESDVYGTEVFVAINGELAGYLVIADTLKEDSVSAIRKMKKYGLRTAMLTGDAKTSADAIAKKAGVEEVYAQLLPEDKVEKLKEIRQKNGAVMFVGDGINDAPVLAGADVGAAMGSGADAAIEAADVVFMTSSMEAIPQSVAIAKATGAIAMQNVVFALIVKALVMILGLMGFANMWLAVFADTGVAMLCVLNSIRILYKK; encoded by the coding sequence GAAGCAAAAAGTATATATCTTAGAAAATCTTGGTTGTGCAAACTGTGCGGCGAAGATGGAGAGAAAGATTAAGGAATTGCCGGAAGTGGAAGATGCGGTGATCACATTTGCGACAAAGCAGTTAAAAGTTGCATCGAATCATCAAGAGGATCTTCTTCCGGTACTACAGGAAATTTGTGCATCGATAGAGTCTGAGGTAGTGGTAAAACAAAAAGAGTCAAAAGTACACAAAGAAAAACAGGAGGAGAACCAAAAAGCGATAATAGGTATTCTTGCAGGTGCAGTATTGTTTGCAGCAGGGATGATATTTGAGGATTCTTATCCGACAGTGACATCAATTGGATTTGTTATAGCCTATCTGATTCTTGGTGGGAAAATTGTATTACAGGCAGCGAAGAATCTGAAGAAGGGGCACGTGTTTGATGAAAACTTTCTGATGAGTATTGCGACGCTGGCGGCATTTGCAATTGGAGATTTTGCTGAGGCGGTAGGTGTGATGCTGTTTTACCGGTGTGGAGAGTTGTTTGAAGATATTGCAGTGGAAAAGAGCCGTGGACAGATTATGGATGCGGTTGACATGAGACCGGAGGTTGTAAATCTTCTGCATGGAGATGAGGTGGAAGTGATTCCGGCAGAGGAAGCGCAGATCGGAGACGTGCTCCTTGTGAGAGTTGGAGATCGAATTCCGCTTGACGGAGTGATTTTAAGCGGTGAGAGCCGCATCGATACAGCGCCGGTGACAGGTGAACCGGTTCCTGTAAAAGCAGGCGAAGGTGACCGGGTAATCTCAGGGTGTGTCAATACTTCCGGAATGTTAAAGGTTCGGGTAGAAAAGACACTTGGCGACTCTATGGTTACACGGATTCTGCAGTCTGTCGAAAATGCGGCGGCAAGCAAGCCGAAGATAGACCGATTTATTACAAGATTTGCAAGGGTCTACACACCATTTGTAGTAATCCTGGCATTGGGAACTGCAATTATCCCTTCACTGATTACGGGAGATTGGAAATTTTGGATTTATACAGCAATCACATTTCTCGTTATAAGCTGTCCATGTGCGCTCGTATTGAGTGTGCCGCTTGCATTTTTCTCCGGAATTGGCGCGGGATCTAAAAAGGGAATTCTTTTTAAAGGCGGAATTGCTTTGGAGGCGTTAAAAGAGGTCAAGGCAGTTGTCATGGATAAGACAGGGACTATTACAAAAGGAAATTTTGAAGTGCAGAAGTGTATTTCATTGGGGGCATGGAAGGAAGAAGAACTCTTAGCAGTTGCAGCAGGATGTGAGAGTACATCCACGCATCCGATTGGGAACAGTATTGTGGAGGAAGCAAAAAAACGTTTTGTAGAATTGGAACGCCCATCAAAAGTGGAAGAAATATCAGGAAAGGGAATCCGTGCGCAAATGAAACTCGGCGAGGTGCTATGCGGAAACAGAGCCCTTTTAGAAATGCATCATGTGAATGTGCAAATGATGGAGAGCGACGTTTATGGAACCGAAGTATTTGTCGCGATAAATGGAGAGCTGGCAGGATATCTTGTCATTGCGGACACTTTGAAAGAAGATTCCGTTAGTGCAATCAGAAAGATGAAAAAATACGGACTTCGAACAGCAATGCTTACAGGAGATGCCAAAACAAGTGCAGATGCCATAGCCAAAAAGGCAGGTGTAGAAGAAGTGTACGCACAGCTTTTGCCGGAGGATAAGGTAGAAAAATTAAAGGAGATACGTCAAAAGAACGGAGCTGTTATGTTTGTTGGAGATGGAATCAATGATGCGCCGGTGCTGGCTGGAGCAGATGTCGGAGCCGCGATGGGAAGTGGAGCGGATGCTGCGATTGAAGCGGCAGATGTAGTGTTTATGACATCTTCGATGGAAGCGATTCCGCAATCTGTTGCAATTGCAAAAGCGACCGGAGCGATTGCCATGCAAAATGTTGTGTTTGCACTGATTGTGAAAGCTCTGGTAATGATACTTGGACTTATGGGATTTGCAAATATGTGGCTGGCAGTGTTTGCCGATACAGGAGTTGCGATGCTCTGTGTATTAAATTCCATCCGAATTTTATATAAGAAATAA